The following are encoded in a window of Candidatus Neomarinimicrobiota bacterium genomic DNA:
- a CDS encoding tetratricopeptide repeat protein: protein MDLRIKVGRGGSSVLAAAGVVVGVGLLVAAVGGQIRDPYADAVRYFELGRYDQATARLQGILAREPECVECYDLLARVATTQGDDSLAAVWYRQALEVEPENATLYQKLGSAEHRAGYLSQAISDLGYSLELNPTSGEAHFALGNVWYDLDSLEQAKECYSQALALDSTAAKYHYQLGLVYFKTDQPDSALMEFQATYRLYPKYSLAYEFAANILITQGRWREVVAVLEQGLASAPETEVTGYWLGRAQVEVGDYERAAEVLGGYVTRYKEHVGARYNYGLALYEIGDYEEAVEQLSFVTARLPHHLKAQLYLGRSLGALHWDSLAFAVFDTLLSQDSTYYEAWIGRGDIHLARDRYDTALSQYLVASSLEPERWEAYQRRGLTHYVRGEYPQAELLLFSALMREDSAAAVYDLLGDVAAAMVEDDFAAYYYSVVLRLDPENIAVRTKMVEALIRRRLWEAARSQLLWLYKRDPRNEPVLYRLGRVAYAAGDSAAAGQYMREFRERHSRRRERERLELRISQDRRNPRHYRELGWYYRRLEDQVRARAYFRRAVALGDTTLPASLYMEEEEGP, encoded by the coding sequence ATGGATTTGCGGATCAAAGTGGGGCGTGGGGGGTCAAGCGTGTTGGCGGCAGCGGGGGTGGTAGTTGGTGTCGGGTTGCTGGTGGCTGCAGTTGGCGGCCAGATCCGGGATCCCTATGCTGATGCGGTGCGGTATTTTGAGTTGGGCCGGTATGACCAGGCCACGGCGAGGCTGCAGGGGATCCTCGCGCGCGAGCCGGAGTGTGTGGAGTGCTATGACCTGCTGGCGCGAGTCGCCACCACCCAGGGGGATGACAGCCTGGCGGCGGTCTGGTATCGCCAGGCGCTGGAGGTTGAGCCGGAGAATGCGACCCTTTACCAGAAGCTGGGTTCGGCCGAGCATCGGGCCGGCTACCTTTCGCAGGCGATCAGCGATCTGGGATACAGCCTGGAGTTGAATCCCACCAGCGGCGAGGCCCATTTTGCGCTGGGCAACGTCTGGTACGATCTGGATTCACTTGAGCAGGCCAAGGAGTGCTATTCTCAGGCGCTGGCACTGGACAGTACCGCGGCCAAATACCATTACCAGCTGGGGCTGGTCTATTTCAAGACTGACCAGCCGGACTCGGCGCTGATGGAATTCCAGGCGACCTACCGCTTATATCCGAAGTATTCGCTGGCCTATGAATTTGCGGCGAACATTTTGATCACCCAGGGCCGCTGGCGGGAGGTGGTGGCAGTGCTGGAGCAGGGGCTGGCATCCGCGCCGGAGACGGAGGTGACCGGCTACTGGCTGGGGCGGGCACAGGTGGAGGTGGGCGATTATGAGCGCGCGGCGGAAGTCCTGGGTGGTTACGTCACCCGGTATAAAGAGCACGTGGGTGCCAGGTACAACTATGGCCTGGCGCTGTACGAGATCGGCGATTACGAGGAGGCGGTTGAGCAGCTTTCGTTTGTGACCGCGAGGCTGCCCCATCATTTGAAGGCCCAGCTGTATCTGGGACGTTCGTTGGGTGCCCTGCACTGGGATTCGCTGGCTTTTGCCGTGTTCGATACGCTTCTGAGCCAGGATTCGACATACTACGAGGCGTGGATCGGTCGGGGTGACATCCACCTGGCGCGTGACCGCTACGATACGGCCCTGTCGCAATACCTGGTAGCCAGCAGCCTGGAGCCTGAGCGGTGGGAGGCCTATCAGCGCCGGGGTCTGACCCATTACGTGCGGGGGGAGTACCCGCAGGCGGAGCTGCTGTTGTTCAGCGCGCTGATGCGGGAGGACAGCGCGGCGGCGGTCTACGATCTTCTGGGCGACGTGGCGGCGGCGATGGTGGAGGACGATTTCGCGGCCTACTATTACAGCGTGGTGCTACGGCTGGACCCGGAGAATATAGCGGTGCGTACCAAGATGGTAGAGGCGCTTATTCGTCGGCGCTTATGGGAGGCGGCCCGGTCGCAGCTGCTCTGGCTGTATAAGCGTGACCCGCGCAACGAGCCGGTGCTATACCGCCTGGGGCGGGTGGCCTATGCGGCCGGTGACAGCGCCGCAGCCGGTCAGTATATGCGTGAGTTCCGGGAGCGTCACAGCCGGCGGCGGGAGCGGGAGCGGTTGGAGCTGCGCATCAGCCAGGACCGGCGCAACCCCCGACATTACCGGGAGCTGGGCTGGTATTACCGGCGGCTGGAGGACCAGGTGCGGGCGCGGGCCTATTTTCGCCGGGCGGTGGCCCTGGGGGATACCACCCTGCCGGCCAGCCTGTATATGGAGGAAGAAGAAGGGCCGTAG